The Streptomyces sp. NBC_00224 genome contains the following window.
ACCACCAGGACCACGCCGAACAGTGGACCCTGCGCCTGGGCGACGGCACCGAAGAGAGCCACCGGCGGATACAGCGCGCGTGCGAGGCGCTGTGGCGGTTCACCGGCGAGATGTTCCAGCCCGTCGACGGCGTCGACATCGACTGGCAGGAGACCGAGCGGACCTGGCTGACGTCCGTCACCTCAGTGCTGCAGCAGGCCACCCTCACCGTCCCCGAAGGTCCCAGGACCGGCGCCTGGGCCGCCGGAGCCGGCCGCCAGGGCCTGCACACCGAACCCTTCGGGCGGATGCTCGCCGAGATGCAGCACCTGCACCGCAGCCACCCGGGGGCGACATGGTGACCGGCACGGCCGCGGCCACGGCCGACATGACACCGCTGGAACAGGAACTGGCCCGGCTCGCCGGATCGGTCCCCGACCCCGAACTGCCCGTGCTCACCCTGGAGGAACTCGGCGTGCTGCGCGGAGTCCACCTGGAGAGCACCGGCAAGGTCACCGTCCAGCTGACCCCCACGTACACCGGCTGCCCCGCCGTAGAAGCGATGACCGCCGACATCGAACAGGTACTGCACGAGAACGGGATCCCGGACGTCTCGGTCGTCCGGGTGCTCTCCCCCGCCTGGTCGACCGACGACATCAGCGCCGAAGGCCGCCGCAAACTGGCGGAGTTCGGGATAGCGCCGCCCCGGCCCCACACCGCCGAGGGCCCCGTCGCCCTCACCCTCTCCGTGCGCTGCCCCCACTGCGGCTCCACCGACACCGAGCTGCTGAGCCGGTTCTCCTCCACGGCATGCAAGGCGCTGCGCCGCTGCGTGGCTTGCCGCGAACCGTTCGACCACTTCAAGGAGTTGTAGATGTTCCATCCACTCCGGGTGAGCGAGGTCGAACGGCTCACGGACGACTCGGTGACCGTCACCTTCGACGTGCCGCCGGACCTGCGCGAGGCCTACCGGCACCGCCCCGGCCAGCACCTCGCGCTGCGCCGCACGGTGCAGGGCGAGGAGATCCGCCGCACCTACTCGATCTGCGCGCCCGCCGTGGAACAGCCGGACACACCCGTCCTGCGCGTCGGCATCCGCCTCGTCGAAGGCGGCGAGTTCTCCACGTACGCCTTCAAGGAACTCACCGTCGGCGACGTCGTCGACGTCATGGAGCCGATGGGCCGCTTCATCCTGGAGCCCCGCGCCGGATACTTCGTGGCCGTCGTCGGCGGCAGCGGCATCACCCCGGTGCTGTCGATCGCCACGACCCTGCTGGAGCGGGAGCCCGAAGCCCGCTTCTGCCTGATACGCAGCGACCGCACGGTGTCGTCCACCATGTTCCTGGAGGAGACGGCCGACCTGAAGGACCGCTTCCCCGACCGGTTCCAGCTCGTCACCGCGCTCTCCCGGGAAGAGCAGCAGTCCGGACTGCCCTCCGGACGGCTCGACCAGGAACGGCTGACGGCCCTGCTGCCCGCGCTGCTCCCTGTCGATGAGGTCGACGGCTGGTACCTGTGCGGACCGTTCGGCCTGGTCCAGGGCGCCGAGCGAGCCCTGCGCGAACTGGGCGTCGCACGCGGCCGCATCCACGAGGAGATCTTCCACGTCGACGAAGCCCCCGTGAAGAGCACCGCGGCGGCCTCGGCCCCGGCGCACGCCACGCTGACCGCGACGCTCCACGGTCGCTCCGGCACCTGGCCGGTCCAGGACGGCGAGAAGCTCCTGGACACGGTGCTGCGAGCCCGCTCCGACGCCCCATACGCCTGCAAGGGCGGGGTGTGCGGCACCTGCCGTGCGTTCCTGGTCGCGGGCGAGGTGCGGATGGACCGCAACTTCGCCCTGGAGGAAGACGAGACCGAGGCGGGCTACGTACTGGCCTGCCAGTCCCACCCGGCGACGAAGGAAGTGGAGCTGGACTTCGATCGGTGAGGTGGGGGGGGGTGGGGTGCGGTGAAGTGAGGTGAGGTGGAGTGGGCTGGGTTGGGTCGGGGGTGGGGCTGGGGGTGGGCGGGGGGGGGGAGGGGGAGGGGGAAGCCCCCCAAGTACTCCCTGTTCTGTTCATCGAGCGACACCGGCCATTCCAATCCGCTAGAACCTGTTCTATCTTGACGGTCCGTCAGATCTGGAGTGTGTGCGGGAGGACAGGGCTGTGGACTTCACCTTCACCGAGGAGCAGCAGGCGGCCGTCGAGGCGGCGAAGGCGGTCTTCTCAGGGGTCGTGCCCGACGCAGTGCCGAGCCCCGCGCTGACTCAGGGCGTGGTGGCCGAGGAGTTCGACCGCCCGCTGTGGGCCAAGCTCGCCGAGTCGGACCTGCTGAGCCTGGTCATCGACCCCCAGTACGGCGGGGCGGGCCTCGACCCGATCGCCCTCTGCCTGGTGCTGCGCGAGTCCGCGAAGGTGCTGGCCCGGGTGCCGCTGCTGGAGAGCAGTGCGGTGGCGATGGCCGTACAACGGTACGGGGACGCCGAGTTGGCCCGGGAGCTGCTTCCCGCCGCAGGGAGGGGCGAGCTCGTGTTCACCGTCGCGGCCAACGGCCGCACCGGCCACGACCCCGCCGAACTCGCGGTCACGGCACGGCCGGAGAGCGCCGACGGCGGCAGCTGGGTGCTCGACGGGGTGCAGACCGGGGTGCCATGGGCGCAGAACGCGGACCTTATCGCCGTGCCCGCGCACACCGGTGAGGGCCGCGCCGTACTCGCGCTGATCCCCCGCGTCCACGACGGGATCACGCTCGCCGAGCAGATCTCCACCAGCGGAGAGCGCTTCGCCGAGGTCCGCCTCGATTCCGTACGTATCGAAGCGCGCGCGGTCATCACGGCCGAGGGGGCCTGGGAGTGGCTGCGCGAACTGCTGACCACCGGCACCTGTGCGCTCGCGCTCGGCCTCGGTACAGGCGTACTCGCGATGACCAGCGAATACACCGGGAAACGCGAACAGTTCGGGTTCCCCATCGCCACCTTCCAGGCGGTCGCCGTGCAGGCGGCCGACCGCTACATCGACCTGCGCGCGATGGAGGCCACCCTGTGGCAGGCCGCTTGGCGCATCAGCACCGGCGCCGGGGGAGCGCTGCCCGTCTCCGGTGACGTATCGGTGGCGAAGATCTGGGCCTCCGACGGCGTACGCAGAGTCGTACAGACCGCCCAGCATCTGCACGGCGGCTTCGGCGCCGACACCGACTATCCCCTGCACCGCTACCACGCCTGGGCCAAGCAACTGGAACTGTCGCTCGGCCCGGCCGCGGCCCACGAGGAAGCCCTCGGCGACCTGCTGGCCGCACACCCGCTCGGGTAGCGGGGGCGTACAGCCACCCGCACCACCGCGCGAACGGCTCAGTCGGCGGGTCGGTTGGCGAGCCAGTCGCTCAGCAGGCGGGGCCGGTGGTGATGCCGGTGCCGGTCAGAGGACGAAGGCCGGGCTGTCGTTGTCGGTGACCATCGGGCGCCCGGCGGAGTCCCACGCCTGCATGCCGCCGTCGACGTTCACGGCGTCGATGCCCTGCTGCACCAGATACTGCGTGACCTGCGCGGACCGGCCGCCGACCCGGCACATCACATACGCCCGGCGGCCGTCCTCGACGGCCTGCGT
Protein-coding sequences here:
- the paaD gene encoding 1,2-phenylacetyl-CoA epoxidase subunit PaaD, with translation MVTGTAAATADMTPLEQELARLAGSVPDPELPVLTLEELGVLRGVHLESTGKVTVQLTPTYTGCPAVEAMTADIEQVLHENGIPDVSVVRVLSPAWSTDDISAEGRRKLAEFGIAPPRPHTAEGPVALTLSVRCPHCGSTDTELLSRFSSTACKALRRCVACREPFDHFKEL
- a CDS encoding 2Fe-2S iron-sulfur cluster-binding protein; this encodes MFHPLRVSEVERLTDDSVTVTFDVPPDLREAYRHRPGQHLALRRTVQGEEIRRTYSICAPAVEQPDTPVLRVGIRLVEGGEFSTYAFKELTVGDVVDVMEPMGRFILEPRAGYFVAVVGGSGITPVLSIATTLLEREPEARFCLIRSDRTVSSTMFLEETADLKDRFPDRFQLVTALSREEQQSGLPSGRLDQERLTALLPALLPVDEVDGWYLCGPFGLVQGAERALRELGVARGRIHEEIFHVDEAPVKSTAAASAPAHATLTATLHGRSGTWPVQDGEKLLDTVLRARSDAPYACKGGVCGTCRAFLVAGEVRMDRNFALEEDETEAGYVLACQSHPATKEVELDFDR
- a CDS encoding acyl-CoA dehydrogenase family protein; amino-acid sequence: MDFTFTEEQQAAVEAAKAVFSGVVPDAVPSPALTQGVVAEEFDRPLWAKLAESDLLSLVIDPQYGGAGLDPIALCLVLRESAKVLARVPLLESSAVAMAVQRYGDAELARELLPAAGRGELVFTVAANGRTGHDPAELAVTARPESADGGSWVLDGVQTGVPWAQNADLIAVPAHTGEGRAVLALIPRVHDGITLAEQISTSGERFAEVRLDSVRIEARAVITAEGAWEWLRELLTTGTCALALGLGTGVLAMTSEYTGKREQFGFPIATFQAVAVQAADRYIDLRAMEATLWQAAWRISTGAGGALPVSGDVSVAKIWASDGVRRVVQTAQHLHGGFGADTDYPLHRYHAWAKQLELSLGPAAAHEEALGDLLAAHPLG
- a CDS encoding rhodanese-like domain-containing protein encodes the protein MNFAQLPSVDVAGVPAEALVLDVREDDEWAAGHVEGALHVPMSDFVARFGDVTQAVEDGRRAYVMCRVGGRSAQVTQYLVQQGIDAVNVDGGMQAWDSAGRPMVTDNDSPAFVL